A genomic segment from Lutibacter sp. A80 encodes:
- a CDS encoding ABC transporter ATP-binding protein — translation MKLTIQNLSKTYKNGVKAIDNLSLEIGTGMFGLLGPNGAGKSSLMRTIATLQSPDSGTITFGDINVLEDPMALRKVLGYLPQSFGVYPKMSAEELLDYFATLKGVASKTDRSKLVKEVLEITNLYEVRKKNVAGYSGGMKQRFGIAQLLLNNPKLIIVDEPTAGLDPAERHRFLNVLREVGTNCTVIFSTHIVEDVKELCNEMVIVNGGRVLKHTTPITCTQEVEGQIWTKIIERDDLEAMEANYNVLSSNYNQDNTLNIRVFATEKPAEDFMAAQPQLDDVYFIALKEDEANLVSE, via the coding sequence ATGAAGTTAACTATCCAAAACCTATCTAAAACCTATAAAAATGGTGTAAAAGCTATTGATAATTTAAGTCTCGAAATTGGAACTGGAATGTTTGGACTTTTAGGTCCAAATGGAGCAGGAAAATCATCTTTAATGCGAACCATTGCAACGTTGCAAAGTCCAGATTCTGGAACCATTACTTTTGGAGATATTAATGTTTTAGAAGATCCAATGGCTTTAAGAAAAGTATTAGGATATTTGCCGCAATCTTTTGGTGTATATCCAAAAATGTCTGCAGAAGAATTATTGGATTATTTTGCAACTTTAAAAGGAGTAGCTTCAAAAACAGATAGAAGTAAATTGGTAAAAGAAGTATTAGAAATTACTAATTTATATGAAGTTCGAAAAAAAAATGTAGCAGGTTATTCAGGTGGTATGAAACAACGTTTTGGAATTGCTCAACTATTGCTTAATAACCCAAAATTGATAATAGTAGATGAGCCTACTGCTGGTTTAGATCCTGCTGAACGTCATCGGTTTTTAAATGTTTTAAGAGAAGTAGGTACAAATTGTACCGTTATATTTTCAACGCATATAGTAGAAGATGTAAAAGAATTATGTAACGAAATGGTAATTGTTAATGGCGGTAGAGTTTTAAAACATACTACACCAATAACTTGTACTCAAGAAGTTGAAGGGCAGATTTGGACTAAAATAATTGAGCGTGATGATTTAGAAGCCATGGAAGCAAATTACAATGTATTGTCTTCAAATTATAATCAAGATAATACCTTAAATATTAGAGTGTTTGCAACTGAAAAACCTGCAGAAGATTTTATGGCAGCGCAACCACAATTAGACGATGTGTATTTTATTGCTTTAAAGGAAGATGAAGCAAATTTAGTTTCAGAATAA
- the leuB gene encoding 3-isopropylmalate dehydrogenase, with the protein MKLNIALLAGDGIGPEVIDQAVKVCDVVAEKFNHEINWKPALTGAAAIDAVGEPYPDETHEICKNSDAVLFGAIGHPRFDNDPSAKVRPEQGLLKMRKALGLFANVRPTFTFPSLLEKSPLKKERIEGTDLVFLRELTGGIYFGEKGRRDEGETAYDNCVYTREEVQRLAKKGFELAMTRSKKLCCVDKANVLETSRLWRETVQAMEKDYPEVEVSYEFVDAVAMRLVQWPNSYDVLITENLFGDILTDEASVISGSMGLMPSASLGSDIGLFEPIHGSYPQATGLNIANPMATVLSAAMMFENFGLHDEGKAIREVVNKALNEGVVTEDLADGGKAFGTSEVGDWLAANV; encoded by the coding sequence ATGAAATTAAATATAGCACTTTTAGCAGGAGACGGTATTGGACCAGAAGTAATAGATCAAGCTGTAAAAGTTTGTGATGTTGTTGCAGAAAAATTTAACCACGAAATTAATTGGAAACCTGCATTAACAGGTGCAGCTGCTATTGATGCCGTTGGAGAACCTTACCCAGATGAAACACATGAAATTTGTAAAAATTCAGATGCTGTATTGTTTGGAGCAATTGGTCACCCACGTTTTGATAATGATCCATCAGCAAAAGTTCGTCCAGAGCAAGGTTTATTAAAAATGCGTAAAGCTTTAGGTTTATTTGCCAATGTACGTCCTACATTCACATTTCCTTCATTATTAGAAAAATCACCTTTAAAAAAAGAACGTATTGAAGGTACTGACTTAGTTTTTTTAAGAGAATTAACAGGAGGTATTTACTTTGGTGAAAAAGGAAGAAGAGATGAAGGAGAAACGGCTTATGATAATTGTGTTTATACCAGAGAAGAAGTACAACGTTTGGCTAAAAAAGGATTTGAATTAGCAATGACACGTTCTAAAAAATTATGTTGTGTAGATAAAGCCAACGTTTTAGAAACATCTCGTTTGTGGAGAGAAACAGTACAAGCAATGGAGAAAGATTACCCAGAAGTAGAGGTTTCTTATGAGTTTGTAGATGCTGTTGCAATGCGTTTAGTTCAATGGCCTAATAGTTATGATGTATTAATTACTGAAAATTTATTTGGAGATATTTTAACTGATGAAGCTTCTGTAATTTCTGGATCTATGGGATTAATGCCTTCAGCATCTTTAGGTTCTGATATTGGCTTATTTGAACCAATTCACGGTTCATATCCACAGGCAACAGGATTAAATATTGCTAATCCAATGGCTACAGTTTTATCTGCTGCTATGATGTTTGAAAACTTTGGTTTACATGATGAAGGAAAAGCAATTAGAGAAGTTGTAAATAAAGCATTAAATGAAGGTGTTGTAACCGAAGATTTAGCCGATGGTGGAAAAGCTTTTGGAACAAGTGAAGTAGGAGATTGGTTAGCAGCTAACGTATAA
- a CDS encoding alpha-isopropylmalate synthase regulatory domain-containing protein: protein MKKRKIEIMDTTLRDGEQTSGVSFPTAEKLTIAKLLLEELGVDRIEVASARVSKGELQAVKAITDWAGNNGYIDRVEMLTFVDGGKSIDWMHDAGAKVQNLLTKGSLNHLKHQLKKTPEQHFSEIKEVVELAQNSGIKTNVYLEDWSNGMHNSPEYVFQFLDFLVTLPIERILLPDTLGVLTHNQTFDYFSQITKKYPTVHFDFHAHNDYDLSVANVMEAIKAGAKGLHLTVNGMGERAGNAPMASVVAVINDFFKDEVEIQVKETSLFSVSKIIESFSGIRIPSNKPVVGDNVFTQTAGIHADGDNKNNLYFNDLMPERFGRKRKYALGKTSGKANIEKNLQELGLQLNDEDLKKVTQRIIELGDKKELVTKEDLPFIISDVLNSNLYQERISVESYVLTHSKGLKPSSTILVKIDNELFEEHATGDGQFDAFMNALKKIYKKENISLPKLIDYAVRIPPGSTADALCETIITWETESKKFITRGLDSDQTVSAIKATQKMLNIK from the coding sequence ATGAAAAAAAGAAAAATTGAAATAATGGACACCACACTCCGTGATGGTGAACAAACCTCTGGAGTCTCTTTTCCAACAGCGGAAAAATTAACTATTGCAAAATTGTTGTTAGAAGAATTGGGTGTTGATAGAATTGAAGTTGCTTCTGCAAGAGTTTCAAAAGGAGAATTGCAAGCAGTAAAAGCAATTACCGATTGGGCAGGTAATAATGGATATATAGATCGTGTAGAAATGTTAACATTTGTTGACGGTGGAAAATCTATAGATTGGATGCATGATGCAGGTGCTAAGGTTCAAAATTTATTGACTAAAGGTTCTTTAAATCATTTAAAACATCAACTAAAAAAAACTCCAGAACAACATTTTTCTGAAATAAAAGAAGTTGTAGAATTAGCTCAAAATTCAGGTATTAAAACCAATGTTTATCTAGAAGATTGGAGTAATGGAATGCATAATTCTCCAGAATATGTTTTTCAGTTTTTAGACTTTTTGGTAACACTTCCTATCGAAAGAATTTTATTGCCAGATACTTTAGGAGTATTAACTCATAATCAAACATTCGATTATTTTTCACAAATAACTAAAAAATACCCAACAGTTCATTTTGATTTTCATGCACATAACGATTACGATTTAAGCGTTGCAAATGTTATGGAGGCTATTAAAGCTGGTGCAAAAGGTTTGCATTTAACTGTAAACGGAATGGGTGAACGTGCCGGAAATGCACCAATGGCAAGTGTGGTTGCGGTAATTAATGATTTCTTTAAAGACGAAGTTGAAATTCAAGTAAAAGAAACGTCGTTGTTTTCGGTTAGTAAAATAATTGAATCCTTTTCAGGAATTAGAATTCCTTCAAATAAACCAGTTGTAGGTGATAATGTATTTACACAAACAGCCGGAATTCACGCAGATGGTGACAATAAAAATAACCTGTATTTTAACGATTTAATGCCCGAGCGTTTTGGTAGAAAACGTAAATATGCTTTAGGAAAAACTTCAGGTAAAGCAAATATTGAAAAGAATTTACAAGAATTAGGCTTACAATTAAATGATGAAGATTTAAAAAAGGTTACGCAACGAATTATTGAGCTAGGTGATAAAAAAGAACTGGTTACTAAAGAAGATTTACCTTTTATTATTTCTGATGTTTTAAATAGTAATTTATACCAAGAAAGAATAAGTGTAGAATCCTATGTTTTAACACATTCTAAAGGTTTAAAACCTTCATCAACAATATTGGTTAAAATTGATAATGAATTGTTTGAAGAGCACGCTACCGGTGATGGTCAGTTTGATGCTTTTATGAATGCGCTTAAAAAAATATACAAAAAAGAAAATATTAGTTTACCTAAATTAATAGATTATGCAGTTAGAATTCCTCCAGGAAGTACTGCAGATGCATTATGTGAAACTATTATTACTTGGGAAACAGAAAGTAAAAAATTTATAACAAGAGGTTTAGATTCAGATCAAACTGTTTCTGCAATTAAAGCCACTCAAAAAATGTTGAATATTAAGTAG
- the leuD gene encoding 3-isopropylmalate dehydratase small subunit yields the protein MAYDKFEILKSTAVPLPIENVDTDQIIPARFLKATKREGFGDNLFRDWRYNADNTPKESFVFNNPIYKGKILVGGKNFGSGSSREHAAWAVYDYGFRCVVSSFFADIFRGNCLNIGVLPVQVSAEFLDKIFKAIEADPNTEIEIDLPKQTITLLVSGEQESFEINEYKKENMLNGFDDIDYLSKMKSEIKAFAEKRPF from the coding sequence ATGGCTTACGATAAATTCGAAATATTAAAAAGTACAGCGGTTCCATTACCAATTGAAAACGTAGATACAGATCAAATTATTCCTGCTCGTTTTTTAAAAGCGACAAAACGTGAAGGATTTGGGGATAACCTTTTTAGAGATTGGAGATACAATGCAGATAATACTCCAAAAGAATCATTTGTATTTAACAATCCAATTTATAAAGGAAAAATATTAGTTGGAGGTAAAAACTTTGGTTCTGGATCTTCAAGAGAACACGCTGCTTGGGCAGTGTACGACTATGGATTCCGTTGTGTGGTTTCTAGTTTTTTTGCAGATATTTTTAGAGGGAATTGTTTAAATATTGGAGTATTACCTGTGCAGGTTAGTGCTGAATTTTTAGACAAAATTTTTAAAGCAATAGAAGCTGATCCAAATACCGAAATTGAAATAGATTTACCAAAACAAACAATTACGCTATTAGTTTCTGGAGAACAAGAGTCTTTTGAAATTAATGAGTACAAAAAAGAGAATATGCTAAATGGTTTTGATGATATCGACTATTTATCAAAAATGAAATCTGAAATTAAAGCGTTTGCTGAAAAACGACCTTTTTAA
- the leuC gene encoding 3-isopropylmalate dehydratase large subunit, whose amino-acid sequence MSTTLFDKVWDSHVVRKIKDGPDVFFIDRHLIHEVTSPVAFLGLKERNNTVLFSERTFATADHNTPTINQHLPVEDPLSANQLKALEENSAEYGISHWGLGHQQNGIVHVVGPEYGITLPGATIVCGDSHTSTHGAFGAIAFGIGTSEVEMVLSSQCIMQPKPKKMRITINGELGLGVTPKDVALFIISKLTTSGATGYFVEYAGDVFKQMSMEGRMTVCNLSIEMGARGGMIAPDEKTFEYVKGRQFAPKGEAWDTAMEYWETLYTDADAVFDKEFTFDAAEIEPMITYGTNPGMGTGISNNIPTADQVEGGAATYKKSLDYMGFAEGESMIGKPVDYVFIGSCTNGRIEDFRAFASIVKGRKKADNITAWLVPGSHIVEAKIKEEGLLDIFNQAGFVLREPGCSACLAMNDDKIPAGKVAVSTSNRNFEGRQGPGSKTLLASPLVAAATAVTGVVTDPRTLL is encoded by the coding sequence ATGAGTACTACATTATTTGACAAAGTTTGGGATTCGCATGTTGTTCGTAAAATTAAAGATGGACCAGATGTGTTTTTTATAGATAGACATTTAATTCACGAAGTTACAAGTCCTGTAGCTTTTTTAGGATTAAAAGAAAGAAATAATACAGTATTATTTTCAGAGCGTACCTTTGCTACTGCAGATCATAATACACCAACAATAAACCAACATTTACCAGTTGAAGATCCTTTATCGGCAAATCAATTAAAAGCTTTAGAAGAAAATTCTGCTGAATATGGTATTTCTCATTGGGGCTTAGGTCACCAACAAAACGGGATAGTACATGTTGTTGGTCCGGAATACGGAATTACATTACCAGGAGCAACTATTGTTTGTGGTGATTCACATACATCTACACACGGTGCTTTTGGGGCAATTGCTTTTGGTATTGGAACTTCAGAAGTTGAAATGGTATTGAGTTCGCAATGTATTATGCAACCAAAACCTAAAAAAATGCGTATTACTATTAACGGTGAACTTGGTTTAGGAGTTACTCCAAAAGATGTTGCGTTATTTATTATTTCTAAATTAACTACTTCTGGTGCAACAGGTTATTTTGTTGAATATGCCGGTGATGTGTTTAAGCAAATGTCTATGGAAGGACGTATGACTGTTTGTAATTTAAGTATAGAAATGGGTGCTCGTGGAGGTATGATTGCTCCAGACGAAAAAACGTTTGAATATGTAAAAGGACGTCAGTTTGCTCCAAAAGGAGAAGCTTGGGATACTGCAATGGAATATTGGGAAACACTTTATACAGATGCAGATGCAGTTTTTGATAAAGAGTTTACATTTGATGCCGCAGAAATTGAACCGATGATTACTTACGGTACAAATCCAGGAATGGGAACAGGAATTTCAAATAATATCCCTACTGCAGATCAGGTTGAAGGTGGTGCGGCTACTTATAAAAAATCCTTAGATTATATGGGATTTGCGGAAGGTGAGTCTATGATAGGAAAACCAGTAGATTATGTGTTTATTGGAAGTTGTACAAATGGTAGAATTGAAGACTTTAGAGCATTTGCATCTATAGTTAAAGGAAGAAAAAAAGCAGATAATATAACAGCTTGGTTAGTGCCAGGTTCGCATATTGTTGAAGCAAAAATAAAAGAAGAAGGTTTATTGGATATTTTCAATCAAGCCGGATTTGTATTGCGAGAGCCTGGATGTTCAGCTTGTTTAGCAATGAATGATGATAAAATTCCTGCAGGTAAAGTTGCAGTAAGTACATCAAATAGAAACTTTGAAGGACGTCAAGGTCCAGGATCAAAAACATTGTTAGCAAGTCCGTTAGTTGCTGCTGCTACAGCTGTAACCGGAGTTGTAACTGATCCAAGAACATTACTTTAA
- a CDS encoding DUF134 domain-containing protein codes for MPPKRKLRKIVTPPNFKGYKPYGTTKKSIDSIELLYEEYEAIKLADYKFMTHLEASKLMGISRATFARIYETGRRKIAKALVETREIKTVFGNAALDKSWYICHNCNAKFTIPKTIENYNCPMCASNNFEAAAVLNKKL; via the coding sequence ATGCCTCCTAAAAGAAAACTCAGAAAAATTGTAACGCCTCCAAATTTTAAAGGATATAAACCTTATGGAACTACAAAAAAATCGATTGATTCAATTGAATTACTTTATGAAGAATATGAAGCTATAAAACTAGCAGATTATAAATTTATGACACATTTAGAAGCTAGTAAATTAATGGGAATATCGAGAGCTACATTTGCCCGAATTTACGAAACAGGAAGAAGAAAAATAGCAAAAGCACTGGTTGAAACACGTGAAATTAAAACCGTTTTTGGAAATGCTGCTCTAGATAAAAGTTGGTATATATGTCACAACTGCAATGCTAAATTTACCATTCCAAAAACTATCGAAAACTATAATTGTCCAATGTGTGCATCTAATAATTTTGAAGCTGCAGCAGTATTAAATAAAAAACTATGA
- a CDS encoding NifB/NifX family molybdenum-iron cluster-binding protein, with the protein MKTIISATGNNINSQFDLRFGRAPYFCVIENGNLEHVTFYKNHILNSEKDAGISAAKNALKLKATKIISGEYGNHSKKILDANNIQLIMISEENCTIKDILDRLKNKQNKTN; encoded by the coding sequence ATGAAAACAATTATAAGCGCTACAGGAAACAATATAAATTCTCAATTCGATTTACGATTTGGAAGAGCACCCTATTTTTGTGTGATTGAGAACGGCAATTTAGAGCACGTTACATTTTATAAAAATCACATTTTAAACTCCGAAAAAGATGCAGGCATTAGTGCCGCAAAAAATGCTTTAAAATTAAAAGCAACTAAAATTATTTCCGGTGAATATGGAAATCATTCTAAAAAAATACTAGATGCAAACAACATTCAACTAATTATGATTAGCGAAGAAAATTGCACAATTAAAGATATTCTAGACCGTCTAAAAAACAAACAAAATAAAACAAATTAA
- the ribA gene encoding GTP cyclohydrolase II, translating into MSSTKLTLIQGEKVKLPTKYGNFELIVFKEKEAKLEHIALLKGNSKIKGDWLTRVHSACATGDLFGSLRCDCGEQLAKSLQLIEKNGKGVLIYLMQEGRGIGLLNKIKAYKLQEAGMDTVEANVHLGYKPDERNYDIAALILEALNIGEINLLTNNPDKVIKLEENGIQIKNRIPLKITPNAHNIKYFETKVLKMGHL; encoded by the coding sequence ATGAGTAGCACTAAATTAACATTAATACAAGGTGAAAAAGTAAAACTACCTACCAAATATGGTAATTTTGAATTGATTGTTTTTAAGGAAAAGGAAGCTAAACTTGAACATATTGCACTGCTAAAAGGAAATTCAAAAATTAAAGGCGATTGGTTAACACGTGTACACTCAGCTTGTGCCACAGGAGATTTGTTTGGCTCACTTCGATGCGATTGTGGAGAGCAGCTTGCAAAATCGCTTCAACTTATAGAAAAAAACGGCAAAGGAGTTCTTATTTATTTAATGCAAGAAGGAAGAGGAATTGGACTTTTAAATAAAATTAAAGCCTACAAATTACAAGAAGCTGGTATGGATACGGTAGAAGCAAATGTACACCTCGGCTACAAACCCGATGAAAGAAACTATGATATTGCAGCTTTAATATTAGAAGCATTAAACATTGGTGAAATTAATTTATTAACCAACAATCCAGATAAAGTAATAAAACTTGAAGAAAATGGCATTCAAATTAAAAATAGAATCCCTTTAAAAATTACACCCAACGCTCATAATATCAAATACTTTGAGACTAAAGTTTTAAAAATGGGACATCTATAG
- a CDS encoding MBL fold metallo-hydrolase: MKLTILTENCAGNKFEAEHGLSYLVEHNNNKILFDTGATDVFLKNAKLLNIDVENEIETVVLSHGHWDHGGGLEYLNNKTLITHPTSFIKRYRKKDKSSIGLTLTEDQLKEKFKIIKTSKPYIINDNMVFLGEIPRVNKFEARTTSFIDSKKTKDFVPDDSALALLNKDEIIIVTGCSHSGICNIVDYAQKKFKRSKIKAVIGGFHLKENNAQTQKTIAFLKKCDISEIYPSHCTAEPALEAFEQEFKFNRLKTGMTLTFWE, encoded by the coding sequence ATGAAATTAACAATATTAACCGAAAATTGCGCAGGAAATAAGTTTGAAGCTGAACACGGACTATCGTATTTAGTGGAACACAACAATAACAAAATATTGTTTGATACTGGAGCAACAGATGTTTTTTTAAAAAACGCTAAACTTTTAAATATTGATGTTGAAAATGAAATTGAAACTGTTGTTTTAAGCCACGGACATTGGGATCACGGTGGTGGCCTAGAATACCTAAACAACAAGACTTTAATAACACATCCTACTTCATTTATAAAAAGATATAGAAAAAAGGATAAATCTTCAATTGGCTTAACCTTAACCGAAGATCAATTAAAAGAAAAATTTAAAATAATTAAAACTAGCAAACCCTATATTATAAATGATAATATGGTTTTTTTAGGGGAAATTCCAAGAGTAAATAAATTTGAAGCAAGAACGACTTCATTTATAGATAGCAAAAAAACAAAAGACTTTGTACCAGATGATTCTGCATTGGCACTATTAAACAAAGACGAAATTATAATAGTTACAGGTTGCTCTCACTCTGGAATATGCAACATAGTAGATTATGCTCAAAAAAAGTTTAAACGCTCTAAAATTAAAGCCGTAATTGGTGGCTTTCACTTAAAAGAAAACAATGCTCAAACACAAAAAACCATTGCGTTTTTAAAAAAATGTGACATTTCAGAAATCTATCCTTCGCACTGTACTGCCGAACCCGCGTTGGAAGCTTTTGAACAAGAATTTAAATTTAATCGCTTAAAAACGGGTATGACACTTACTTTTTGGGAATAA
- a CDS encoding tRNA-dihydrouridine synthase — MNYKLLASPLQGFTDFRFRNAQNNQFGGIDTFYAPYIRLNGKRVIKNSYQRDLLPENNKVQELIPQIITNDADEFLFVADYVQQLGYKELNWNLGCPYPMVTKCGMGSGLINNAQKINEILKKVHSDSDILVSMKMRLGYENSEEILKTLPILDVFPLKNIAIHARIGKQLYKGGVDLEGFQKCIDTAKHTLYYNGDITSVAKFREMQELFPSINHWMIGRGLIADPFLPSMIKNNTLEYPENSIKLFREFHNTLYQQYSQSLSGATHILLKMYHLWEYFSKSFSDPRKTLKKIKKAKSIRNYEAAVNDIFNNETR; from the coding sequence ATGAATTACAAATTACTAGCATCTCCCCTACAGGGATTTACAGATTTTAGATTTAGAAATGCACAAAACAATCAATTTGGAGGCATAGATACTTTTTATGCTCCATACATTCGATTGAATGGAAAACGCGTTATTAAAAATTCATATCAAAGAGATTTATTGCCCGAAAACAATAAAGTTCAAGAATTAATTCCTCAAATTATTACAAATGATGCCGATGAATTTTTATTTGTTGCGGACTATGTGCAACAACTTGGCTACAAAGAATTAAATTGGAATTTAGGCTGCCCCTACCCAATGGTTACAAAATGCGGCATGGGTTCTGGACTTATAAATAATGCTCAAAAAATTAATGAAATTCTGAAAAAAGTACATTCAGACTCTGATATTTTAGTTTCTATGAAAATGCGTTTGGGTTACGAAAACAGCGAAGAAATTTTAAAAACACTTCCTATATTAGACGTATTTCCACTTAAAAACATTGCAATTCATGCACGTATTGGCAAACAACTATATAAAGGCGGTGTGGATTTAGAAGGATTTCAAAAATGTATTGATACAGCAAAACATACACTGTATTACAACGGAGATATTACTTCTGTTGCAAAATTTAGAGAAATGCAAGAATTGTTTCCATCAATAAACCATTGGATGATAGGTCGCGGATTAATTGCTGACCCTTTTTTACCAAGTATGATAAAAAATAACACCTTAGAATATCCCGAAAACAGCATTAAGTTATTTAGAGAATTTCATAATACTTTGTACCAACAATACAGCCAATCGCTTTCGGGAGCTACACATATTCTACTAAAAATGTACCACCTTTGGGAGTATTTTTCTAAATCATTTTCAGATCCACGTAAAACTTTAAAGAAAATAAAAAAAGCAAAAAGTATTAGAAATTACGAAGCCGCTGTAAACGATATTTTTAATAATGAAACCCGTTAA
- a CDS encoding zinc-dependent peptidase, with protein MTPFISIVILSTIVFYIWKRKNTNSWKKPTEPFPKKWRVILIQNITFYNALTKAEQTKFEYQIQEFLLNCRITGIKTSVSLTDKLLVASSAVIPVFGFDNWKYSNINEVLIYPKSFDKDFKLEGENRAILGMVGTGYMDGIMILSKQALHHGFKNESDKKNTAIHEFVHLIDKTGGTIDGIPSVLMEKQYAIPWIDLINKKIDEIYNGKSDINPYGGTNSAEFFSVISEYFFERPKLLERKHPELYLLLEKVFKQDMAARNLNKKTVKIERNSPCPCNSGKKFKKCCGATHYN; from the coding sequence ATGACTCCATTTATAAGCATTGTTATATTATCTACAATTGTATTTTACATTTGGAAACGTAAAAATACCAACTCTTGGAAAAAACCTACCGAACCTTTCCCAAAAAAATGGAGGGTTATTTTAATCCAAAATATAACTTTTTACAACGCATTAACTAAAGCTGAACAAACAAAATTTGAATATCAAATTCAGGAATTTTTATTGAATTGTAGAATTACTGGTATTAAAACCTCCGTAAGTTTAACCGACAAACTATTGGTAGCTTCTAGTGCTGTAATACCTGTTTTTGGTTTCGACAATTGGAAATATTCTAATATTAATGAAGTATTAATTTATCCAAAATCATTTGACAAAGACTTTAAATTAGAAGGCGAAAATAGAGCCATTTTAGGAATGGTTGGCACTGGCTATATGGACGGAATTATGATACTTTCTAAACAAGCTTTACACCACGGTTTTAAAAATGAATCGGATAAAAAAAACACTGCCATACACGAATTTGTGCATCTAATTGATAAAACAGGAGGAACAATAGACGGTATTCCATCGGTTCTTATGGAAAAACAATATGCCATTCCGTGGATTGATTTAATCAATAAAAAAATTGATGAAATTTACAATGGAAAATCAGATATAAACCCATATGGAGGCACAAACAGCGCAGAATTTTTCTCTGTTATTAGCGAATATTTTTTTGAACGTCCAAAACTATTAGAAAGAAAACACCCAGAATTATACTTATTATTAGAAAAAGTATTTAAGCAAGATATGGCTGCTAGAAATTTAAACAAAAAAACTGTTAAAATTGAACGCAACAGCCCTTGTCCGTGCAACAGTGGTAAAAAGTTTAAAAAATGTTGCGGAGCAACACATTATAACTAG